One Gemmatimonadales bacterium DNA segment encodes these proteins:
- a CDS encoding YdeI/OmpD-associated family protein, translating to MGTRDPRVDKYIDNAPEFAQPILTRIRAAVHRGCPDVEETIKWGMPSFNFHGILCGMAAFKAHAALGFWKSALVVTPSGQRADEAMGQFGKITTMADLPRMNTLVGYVRQAARLNRERIKVAKPKRAPKPVPRTPADFQGALKRNRKALSSWEAFAPSHRREYIEWITEAKTDATRTRRLATAMEWISEGKQRNWKYMQKPKP from the coding sequence ATGGGAACCCGCGACCCGCGCGTCGACAAGTACATCGACAACGCTCCCGAATTCGCCCAGCCGATCCTCACCCGGATCCGTGCCGCGGTGCACCGCGGCTGCCCCGACGTCGAAGAGACGATCAAATGGGGGATGCCGTCGTTCAACTTCCACGGCATTCTCTGCGGCATGGCTGCGTTCAAGGCCCATGCGGCGCTGGGGTTCTGGAAGAGTGCACTGGTGGTGACGCCGTCGGGCCAGCGCGCTGACGAGGCGATGGGTCAATTCGGCAAGATCACGACGATGGCCGACCTCCCGCGGATGAACACGCTGGTGGGATATGTGCGGCAGGCGGCGCGGCTCAATCGCGAGCGGATCAAGGTCGCCAAGCCAAAGCGTGCGCCCAAGCCAGTTCCCAGGACGCCGGCTGATTTCCAGGGAGCGCTGAAGCGGAACCGGAAGGCCTTGTCGTCGTGGGAAGCGTTCGCGCCAAGTCACCGGCGCGAGTACATCGAGTGGATCACCGAGGCGAAGACCGACGCGACGCGGACCAGGCGCCTTGCCACCGCGATGGAATGGATCAGCGAAGGGAAGCAGCGGAACTGGAAGTACATGCAGAAACCGAAGCCGTAG